Proteins from a genomic interval of Crassostrea angulata isolate pt1a10 chromosome 7, ASM2561291v2, whole genome shotgun sequence:
- the LOC128192399 gene encoding tRNA methyltransferase 10 homolog B-like: MCDIEENETQNYDSVSLYKDKSKNESPATTIKEKSEDEILDTLEVKSSSDCTGVTRDQSDAPDKIVATELKRLPRSQKKRLKQELAMQRKKEMRKEKRQLQKLKMKEKAKKEKKEAMVQPTRKELREEIKSKLEAAMICGQRICIDLSMENTMTSKEKNKLAQQLCRLYGVNKKADTPAHVYFAGFDKNGELYQECIHKIDGFEKYQVEMTEVPVLELFDTNDIIYLTPDATDMLEELDKDKVYVIGGIVDESVIKNLSKQRADAANIPTYRLPIDRYMRRKDQIHFSQILAINQVFEILVTYLSSKNWRAALSRGVPERKGYVLKD; the protein is encoded by the exons ATGTGTGATATTGAGGAGAACGAAACACAAAATTACGACTCAGTGAGTCTATACAAAGACAAATCTAAGAATGAAAGTCCAGCCACTACGATCAAAGAGAAATCTGAGGATGAAATCCTGGACACTTTGGAAGTGAAGTCCTCGAGTGATTGTACTGGGGTCACGAGGGACCAGTCTGACGCACCTGACAAAATAGTGGCTACTGAACTGAAGCGGTTACCG AGATCacagaaaaaaagattaaaacaagAATTAGCcatgcaaagaaaaaaagagatgAGGAAAGAAAAAAGACAGTTACAAAAgctgaaaatgaaagaaaaggcAAAGAAAGAGAAAA AGGAAGCTATGGTTCAACCTACTAGGAAAGAGTTGAGAGAAGAAATAAAGTCTAAGCTCGAGGCGGCCATGATTTGTGGTCAAAGAATTTGCATTGACCTGAGCATGGAAAACACTATGACATCAAAG GAAAAGAATAAACTGGCCCAGCAGCTTTGCCGATTGTACGGGGTAAACAAAAAGGCAGACACACCAGCTCATGTTTATTTTGCCGGATTTGACAAAAACGGAGAGTTATACCAGGAATGCATTCATAAGATTGATGGTTTTGAGAAGTATCAG gtGGAAATGACAGAGGTTCCAGTTTTGGAGCTGTTTGACACTAATGACATCATCTACCTCACTCCTGATGCAACTGATATGTTAGAAGAATTAGACAAAGACAAAGTCTATGTTATAGGTGGAATAGTGGATGAAAGTGTCATTAAG AACCTGAGTAAACAGAGAGCGGACGCCGCCAACATCCCCACCTACCGTCTCCCAATAGACCGCTACATGAGGAGGAAAGACCAGATTCATTTCTCGCAAATTCTCGCCATCAATCAGG
- the LOC128155559 gene encoding iron-sulfur protein NUBPL-like, protein MNSNKLGTIYLVKQKMKVGKTFLNFGERIFSDAYKLSFPRYVSGQQQQHMARGLPKKLPIAGVEKVIVVASGKGGVGKSTTAVNLALGLAANDESKRVGLLDADVYGPSLPTMMNVNEEPELNKQNLMIPLQNYGLKCMSMGFLVEENAPIVWRGMMVMSAIQKLLRQVAWGPLDYLVVDMPPGTGDTQLSISQNIPINGAVIVSTPQDIALLDARKGAEMFRKVEVPVLGLVQNMSVYVCPKCGHHEHIFGKDGIDKIAKAMNLDILGDIPLNKHIREGCDSGKPILVTDPNCPESLIYKDIAKKVAEILKNQRDKIT, encoded by the exons ATGAATTCGAATAAACTAGGAACAATCTATCTTGTTAAacagaaaatgaaagtagggAAAACGTTTCTGAATTTTGGCGAGAGGATATTTTCTGATGCATACAAACTT AGTTTCCCGAGATATGTTAGCGGACAGCAACAACAACATATGGCGAGAGGGTTGCCGAAAAAACTACCAATTGCAGGAGTTGAGAAAGTCATTGTTGTTGCATCAGGCAAAGGTGGGGTAGGGAAGTCCACAACAGCAG TGAATCTTGCCCTGGGATTAGCTGCAAATGATGAG TCAAAGAGAGTAGGTTTACTAGATGCTGATGTATATGGTCCTTCGCTTCCAACCATGATGAACGTCAATGAAGAACCGGAGTTAAACAAGC AAAATCTAATGATACCACTACAAAATTATGGACTGAAATG CATGTCTATGGGGTTCCTTGTGGAGGAGAATGCCCCGATTGTCTGGCGGGGAATGATGGTCATGTCTGCCATACAAAAGTTACTTAGACAA GTGGCTTGGGGTCCGTTGGATTACCTGGTGGTGGACATGCCTCCAGGGACGGGGGACACCCAGCTGTCCATCTCACAGAACATCCCCATCAATG GTGCAGTGATTGTGTCCACCCCACAAGACATTGCTCTGTTAGATGCCAGGAAGGGGGCAGAGATGTTCCGTAAGGTAGAGGTCCCTGTGCTGGGCCTCGTCCAAAACATGAGTGTGTATGTCTGTCCCAAGTGTGGTCACCACGAACATATATTCGGGAAGGATGGCATTGATAAGATCGCCAAAGCCATGAATCTGGATATCCTTG GAGACATTCCTTTGAACAAACACATCAGAGAGGGGTGTGACTCAGGGAAACCTATACTAGTTACAGACCCTAACTGTCCAGAG